In one window of Bacillus horti DNA:
- the ddlA gene encoding D-alanine--D-alanine ligase: MSNKIRVGIIFGGKSAEHEVSLQSAKNVIDAIDKNKYEVELIGIDKSGKWHIHRASEFLLNAENPKLIQLNRSNEGIALVPGEDQNQLLNTTQAKSLSQVDVVFPILHGPLGEDGTIQGLLKLANLPFVGASVLGSAISMDKDVAKRLLRDAGIPIADFVSVSKASAKRITFDQLKSKLGAPLFIKPANLGSSVGVSKVNNEEEFNQALKDAFKYDNKVLVEEFVKGREIECSVLGNEDPMASVAGEILPQQDFYSYEAKYIDENGALLQIPADISDEMTKRVQAMAIEVFQVLCCEGMARVDFFLKEDGQLIVNEINTIPGFTKISMYPKLWEVSGLSYPELIKRLIELARERFERDQELKSTYD; encoded by the coding sequence ATGAGTAACAAGATACGTGTAGGCATTATTTTTGGTGGGAAATCGGCAGAGCATGAGGTGTCTCTACAATCAGCCAAAAATGTAATTGACGCGATAGATAAAAACAAATATGAGGTTGAGTTGATTGGAATAGATAAATCAGGAAAGTGGCATATTCATAGAGCTTCAGAGTTTCTCCTTAATGCAGAGAATCCGAAGCTGATTCAACTAAATCGTTCAAACGAAGGGATTGCTCTTGTACCTGGTGAGGATCAGAATCAACTACTTAATACAACTCAAGCAAAAAGCCTGAGTCAGGTAGATGTGGTTTTTCCTATCCTTCATGGTCCCTTAGGGGAGGATGGCACGATTCAAGGGTTGTTAAAGCTAGCCAACCTTCCTTTTGTTGGGGCAAGTGTGCTCGGTTCCGCGATTAGCATGGATAAGGATGTGGCTAAGCGTTTGCTTAGGGATGCAGGTATTCCAATTGCAGATTTTGTTTCCGTGAGTAAGGCATCTGCAAAAAGGATAACATTTGATCAGCTGAAAAGTAAGCTTGGAGCACCATTATTTATCAAGCCTGCAAACCTTGGATCCTCTGTAGGAGTAAGTAAAGTAAATAACGAAGAGGAGTTCAATCAGGCTCTTAAGGATGCCTTTAAGTATGATAATAAGGTATTGGTTGAAGAATTTGTTAAGGGAAGAGAGATAGAATGCTCTGTGCTTGGAAATGAAGATCCAATGGCTTCAGTAGCAGGTGAAATTCTCCCTCAACAAGATTTTTACTCCTACGAGGCTAAATATATTGATGAAAATGGGGCTTTACTCCAAATTCCAGCAGATATATCTGATGAAATGACAAAGCGTGTTCAAGCTATGGCTATAGAGGTATTTCAGGTATTGTGCTGTGAAGGGATGGCGCGAGTTGACTTTTTCTTGAAAGAGGATGGACAGCTCATTGTGAATGAAATCAATACGATTCCTGGCTTTACTAAAATCAGTATGTATCCAAAGCTATGGGAGGTTAGTGGATTGTCTTACCCTGAGCTAATCAAGCGCTTAATTGAGCTTGCTCGAGAGAGGTTTGAACGTGATCAAGAGCTGAAGAGTACGTATGATTGA
- a CDS encoding NUDIX domain-containing protein yields MDVAIALLFNEASNEVLLVRNKKGDSSYWSLPGGAVELGESLHEAVIREAKEETGLDIEVLGLHSVREAYFIERGHHALLFTFHSKVTGGELCVDDPDQDIIEVEWVDLETANKRMPYLPMPLKAPDFLLKEQNAQYIFQGKVD; encoded by the coding sequence GTGGATGTAGCCATAGCCTTACTATTTAATGAAGCATCGAACGAAGTATTGCTGGTAAGAAATAAAAAGGGGGATTCTTCTTACTGGAGTCTGCCAGGAGGAGCCGTTGAATTAGGAGAATCGTTGCACGAAGCAGTGATACGAGAAGCTAAGGAAGAGACTGGATTAGACATAGAAGTGTTAGGGCTTCATTCAGTTAGAGAAGCTTATTTTATAGAAAGAGGACATCACGCTTTATTGTTTACCTTCCATTCTAAAGTAACTGGTGGAGAGCTATGTGTTGATGATCCTGACCAAGATATTATTGAAGTAGAATGGGTTGATCTTGAAACAGCAAATAAGAGAATGCCTTATTTACCAATGCCGTTAAAAGCACCAGACTTTCTTTTAAAGGAACAAAATGCGCAGTATATTTTTCAGGGGAAGGTTGACTAG
- the fabI gene encoding enoyl-ACP reductase FabI produces the protein MICREEIRLSELMKNKIIVVMGVANERSIAWGIAQSLHKQGAKLIFTYRKERSFEKLKSLLEKEDVKPLLTVACDVLDDQSLEQAFSTIKEEVGTIHGVVHSVAFADKDELKGEYVDTSREGYLLAQNSSAFSLVAVAREAKKCMDQGGSIVTQTYIGSVRVVKNYNVMGVAKAALEANVRYLAEDLGKYGIRVNAVSAGPIRTLAAKGVSGFNQIMSKIEENAPLRKNVDQGEVGDATMFLLSDLSRGVTGDIIHVDAGYHIMG, from the coding sequence ATGATATGCAGGGAGGAAATAAGATTGTCAGAGTTAATGAAGAATAAAATCATTGTAGTTATGGGTGTAGCGAATGAAAGAAGTATTGCTTGGGGGATTGCCCAATCCTTACATAAGCAAGGAGCCAAGCTAATTTTTACATATAGAAAAGAGCGTTCATTTGAAAAGCTTAAATCTTTACTTGAAAAAGAGGATGTCAAGCCGTTGCTTACGGTTGCCTGTGATGTGTTGGATGATCAAAGCCTTGAGCAGGCTTTCTCAACGATTAAAGAAGAGGTAGGAACGATCCACGGTGTGGTTCATTCTGTGGCTTTCGCAGATAAGGATGAACTAAAAGGTGAGTATGTAGATACATCTAGAGAGGGATACCTTTTAGCTCAAAATTCTAGTGCTTTTTCATTGGTAGCTGTGGCTAGAGAAGCCAAAAAGTGTATGGACCAAGGTGGAAGCATTGTGACTCAAACATATATTGGTTCAGTACGAGTGGTGAAAAACTATAATGTCATGGGTGTTGCGAAGGCAGCTCTAGAGGCAAATGTAAGATATTTAGCGGAGGACTTAGGGAAATATGGAATCCGTGTCAACGCAGTTTCTGCAGGTCCAATTCGTACATTAGCAGCAAAAGGGGTATCCGGATTTAATCAAATTATGTCTAAAATCGAAGAGAATGCTCCGCTTAGAAAAAATGTTGATCAAGGTGAAGTTGGTGATGCTACTATGTTTTTACTAAGCGACTTATCCAGGGGAGTGACTGGAGATATTATCCACGTTGATGCTGGTTACCATATTATGGGTTAA
- a CDS encoding GTP pyrophosphokinase, giving the protein MTELQVEQFKRVRKEMTRFMMLYKFALDEMETKIEILKEEFQLLHDYNPIEHTKSRVKSPESIMRKIYRKNINLTFPNIKESIKDIAGIRITCSFISDIYRISDMLRKQTDLKILEVKDYIKNPKPNGYQSLHLLVEVPIYMSNGQEYVCVEIQIRTIAMDFWASLEHKIFYKYNEEVPKQLLLELKQAADSAAALDQQMERLHKDIHAIKEEKSADGVGEEFTKIMINNQQFSLPSALMNLIEANPAKEVPPVKEIDPNKSDEE; this is encoded by the coding sequence ATGACAGAGCTACAGGTTGAGCAATTTAAACGAGTTAGAAAAGAAATGACGAGATTTATGATGCTATATAAATTTGCATTAGATGAAATGGAAACAAAAATAGAAATTCTAAAGGAAGAGTTTCAATTACTACATGATTACAATCCGATTGAGCATACCAAGTCTAGAGTTAAATCTCCTGAAAGCATTATGAGGAAAATTTACCGAAAAAATATCAATTTAACTTTTCCTAATATCAAGGAAAGTATCAAGGATATTGCAGGAATTAGAATTACTTGCTCTTTTATATCAGATATTTATCGTATTAGTGATATGCTTAGGAAACAGACTGACCTTAAGATATTAGAGGTGAAGGATTACATCAAAAATCCAAAGCCTAACGGGTATCAAAGTCTGCATTTGTTGGTAGAAGTGCCGATCTACATGTCTAACGGACAGGAATATGTATGTGTTGAGATCCAGATTCGGACCATTGCTATGGATTTCTGGGCTAGTCTAGAGCATAAGATTTTTTATAAATACAATGAAGAGGTCCCTAAGCAGCTTCTTTTAGAGCTGAAGCAAGCAGCTGATTCTGCGGCAGCATTAGACCAGCAAATGGAGAGGTTACACAAGGATATCCACGCGATTAAAGAAGAAAAATCGGCAGATGGTGTGGGAGAAGAGTTTACTAAAATTATGATTAATAATCAGCAGTTTTCTCTCCCCTCTGCTTTAATGAATCTTATAGAAGCAAATCCTGCTAAGGAAGTACCACCGGTAAAGGAAATAGATCCTAATAAATCGGACGAAGAATGA
- a CDS encoding DUF2087 domain-containing protein — protein sequence MNSLQLIWDASLEELKTGYRYDHNAENYTCLICGQQFTKGIVYEEDGVFYEAEKFTRLHIVNEHTSVFHYLLSLDKKYTGLTDKQKKVVQLYQEGLNDNEIMKETGAGSASTIRNYRFLLREGMKASKIYLAIMELAEEKARPEDKFISTHRTPNMYDQRYAITEQENEKILSTYFPDGLDGPLAEFPKKQKRKLAILLHIVKRFEANRPYTEKEINDILKNVYDDYVVLRRYLIDYGFLGRQDDGSTYWIRSN from the coding sequence ATGAATTCTTTACAGCTAATTTGGGATGCTTCCTTAGAGGAGCTGAAAACGGGTTATCGATATGATCACAATGCAGAGAATTACACTTGCTTAATATGTGGTCAACAATTTACTAAAGGAATTGTTTATGAAGAAGATGGTGTCTTTTATGAGGCTGAAAAATTCACTCGATTACACATAGTTAATGAGCATACCTCTGTCTTCCATTATCTCCTAAGCTTAGATAAAAAGTATACTGGATTAACGGATAAACAAAAGAAAGTTGTTCAATTGTACCAAGAAGGTCTTAATGACAATGAAATTATGAAGGAAACAGGTGCAGGAAGTGCCTCTACCATTCGTAATTATCGTTTTTTGCTCCGCGAGGGCATGAAGGCATCTAAAATTTATTTGGCTATTATGGAGCTAGCAGAAGAAAAAGCAAGGCCAGAAGACAAATTTATCTCAACACATCGCACACCCAACATGTATGATCAACGCTATGCTATTACCGAGCAGGAAAACGAGAAAATCCTTAGCACTTACTTCCCCGATGGATTAGATGGTCCATTAGCTGAGTTTCCAAAAAAGCAAAAAAGAAAGCTAGCTATATTGCTACACATTGTGAAGAGGTTTGAGGCTAATCGACCATATACAGAGAAAGAAATCAATGACATCCTCAAAAATGTATACGATGACTACGTAGTTCTTAGAAGATACCTCATTGACTATGGCTTCTTAGGTCGTCAGGATGATGGGAGCACATACTGGATTAGATCAAATTAA
- a CDS encoding M20/M25/M40 family metallo-hydrolase, producing MKWATKDQKMNLLQELVRIPSVSGSEAEKQFSHILADKLRGLSYFQEVEEHLNIHETGDGRSFVTALVKSKKETRKTVVLLSHFDVVEVECYGELEEHAFDIEKLTTLIYSKKDMLPDEVKSDLELGEWWFGRGVMDMKCGLAIHVSLIEQASKGEFEGNLLLLTVPDEEVNSVGMRAAVPALVALAEEHELEYELLINSEPMDLRTSGDRNHYLEMGSVGKALPAFFCYGKETHAKEPLNGLNGNYMASVVTCEMELEDSFSEPLESELTPPPTNLIQNDLLKEYSVTIPYRAVTMFNLFLVEKTVEEYVEPLLGVAKRSAKIIEQRHAGKVRRYGLSEGIAEVKVRVFQYEELYRYACETYTKERVDQLIEQEWKKADSFMEDRQLATMLVDVLALLCKDLAPMIVFFFAPPYYPSISSHKNSFLQDICTKLSDYTETTYGFSLLHQNYHSAMMDLSYVGSATMSKSNKILTKNMPLWEKGYTIPFEAMEKFSIPVLNLGPYGFDPHKWTERLELTYSFEVLPDLLTKCLHQVFQKS from the coding sequence ATGAAATGGGCGACGAAGGATCAAAAGATGAATTTATTACAGGAGCTCGTCCGTATTCCAAGCGTGAGTGGATCGGAGGCTGAGAAGCAGTTCTCACATATTTTAGCGGATAAGCTAAGAGGGTTAAGCTATTTTCAAGAGGTTGAGGAACATTTAAACATTCATGAAACAGGTGACGGACGGTCGTTTGTAACGGCTCTAGTAAAAAGTAAGAAAGAAACACGAAAAACAGTTGTCTTACTTAGCCATTTTGATGTGGTAGAGGTTGAGTGTTATGGAGAGTTAGAGGAACATGCCTTTGATATAGAGAAGCTTACAACACTAATCTATTCAAAAAAAGACATGCTGCCTGATGAGGTGAAAAGTGACCTAGAGCTTGGAGAATGGTGGTTTGGACGTGGTGTGATGGACATGAAATGTGGGCTTGCCATACATGTTTCTCTAATTGAACAGGCAAGTAAGGGTGAATTTGAAGGAAACCTTTTGCTTCTTACTGTACCTGACGAGGAGGTCAACTCTGTTGGCATGAGAGCAGCAGTACCAGCCCTAGTAGCTCTTGCAGAAGAGCATGAACTCGAGTACGAGCTGTTAATAAACTCAGAGCCGATGGATCTGCGTACCTCTGGAGATAGAAATCATTATTTGGAAATGGGATCTGTCGGTAAGGCTCTTCCAGCGTTTTTTTGCTATGGTAAAGAAACACATGCGAAGGAGCCTTTGAACGGATTGAATGGAAACTATATGGCCTCCGTGGTTACATGTGAAATGGAGCTGGAGGATTCTTTTTCTGAACCCCTAGAATCTGAGCTAACCCCTCCACCAACCAATCTTATTCAAAATGACCTGCTAAAAGAGTACTCCGTAACAATACCGTATCGTGCCGTGACCATGTTTAATCTTTTTTTAGTAGAGAAGACAGTAGAAGAATACGTTGAGCCGCTATTAGGTGTAGCTAAAAGGTCAGCAAAAATCATAGAGCAACGACATGCTGGAAAAGTGAGAAGGTATGGCTTATCAGAGGGGATAGCTGAAGTAAAAGTGAGGGTTTTTCAATATGAAGAATTATACCGCTATGCCTGTGAAACATACACAAAGGAAAGAGTAGATCAGCTCATAGAGCAGGAATGGAAGAAAGCAGATTCATTCATGGAGGATCGTCAGTTGGCTACGATGCTGGTGGATGTACTTGCTTTATTATGTAAGGACCTAGCACCCATGATTGTTTTTTTCTTTGCACCACCTTATTATCCATCCATTAGCTCTCATAAGAATTCATTCTTACAGGATATCTGTACAAAGTTAAGTGATTATACGGAGACAACCTACGGATTTTCTTTACTCCACCAAAACTATCATTCAGCAATGATGGATCTTAGCTACGTAGGCTCCGCTACGATGTCAAAGTCAAATAAAATCCTTACAAAGAATATGCCGTTGTGGGAGAAGGGTTATACGATTCCTTTTGAAGCGATGGAGAAATTCAGTATTCCTGTTTTGAATCTTGGTCCATACGGCTTTGATCCGCATAAATGGACAGAACGCCTAGAACTAACATACTCATTTGAAGTGCTTCCTGATCTGTTAACAAAGTGTTTGCATCAAGTTTTTCAAAAGAGTTAG
- the eno gene encoding phosphopyruvate hydratase — protein sequence MQGLIKQIKGREILDSRGNPTIEVDVITIEGVLGRAAVPSGASTGENEALELRDKEPKRYLGKGVTKAIQNAEGEILTQLQGLSVFNQKQIDHSMISLDGTENKSRLGANAMLGVSLACSRAAAATLNIPLYQYLGGIQGSRSLPTPLFNIINGGAHADSGIDIQEFMIVPHGAHSFREAVRFGAEVYYQLKGLLAEKDFVTAVGDEGGFAPRLDTSEEAIQFIIQAIEAAGHRPGIDISIALDPAASEFFDGGYYHFEGKKLQSKEMVEYYKNLASIYPIVSIEDGLDEQDWDGWSLLTQQLGEQLQLVGDDIFVTNSRFLKKGIQEHVANAILIKPNQIGTLTETLDTIQEAQKAGYGIVMSHRSADTEDSFISDLAVATNSGQIKAGSVARSERLSKYNQLIRIEEQLS from the coding sequence ATGCAAGGATTAATTAAACAAATAAAAGGAAGAGAAATACTTGATTCACGTGGTAACCCAACGATTGAAGTTGATGTCATTACGATTGAAGGGGTTTTAGGTCGTGCTGCCGTTCCCTCTGGTGCATCAACTGGAGAAAATGAAGCTCTTGAGCTCAGAGATAAGGAACCAAAGAGGTACTTAGGAAAAGGGGTTACAAAAGCAATTCAAAACGCAGAGGGAGAAATCTTAACTCAGCTTCAAGGTCTGAGTGTTTTTAATCAAAAGCAGATTGATCATTCAATGATTAGCCTAGACGGTACAGAAAATAAAAGTAGGCTTGGAGCAAATGCTATGCTTGGTGTGTCTTTGGCTTGCTCAAGAGCTGCTGCTGCAACCTTAAACATCCCTCTTTATCAGTACCTTGGTGGAATTCAAGGCTCACGTTCCTTGCCAACACCATTGTTCAATATTATCAATGGTGGAGCACATGCTGACTCAGGAATAGATATCCAAGAGTTTATGATTGTTCCGCATGGAGCCCATTCATTCAGAGAAGCGGTACGGTTTGGTGCCGAGGTTTACTATCAATTAAAGGGATTGCTTGCTGAAAAAGACTTCGTTACAGCGGTAGGTGATGAGGGAGGATTTGCCCCACGTCTAGATACAAGTGAGGAAGCCATCCAATTCATCATTCAAGCGATTGAAGCAGCAGGACATAGACCGGGAATAGATATATCTATCGCGCTTGATCCAGCTGCGAGTGAATTTTTCGATGGAGGCTATTATCATTTTGAAGGGAAGAAGCTACAAAGCAAAGAGATGGTTGAATACTATAAAAATCTTGCTTCTATTTATCCGATTGTTTCAATCGAAGATGGACTTGATGAGCAGGATTGGGACGGCTGGAGCCTCCTTACTCAGCAGCTAGGTGAACAACTTCAATTGGTAGGTGACGATATCTTCGTTACAAACTCACGCTTTTTAAAGAAGGGTATACAAGAACATGTAGCCAACGCTATTTTAATAAAACCGAATCAAATTGGTACATTAACTGAGACACTAGATACCATTCAAGAAGCTCAAAAAGCTGGCTACGGTATCGTAATGTCACATCGTTCAGCGGATACAGAGGATAGCTTTATCTCGGATCTTGCTGTAGCCACCAATTCAGGCCAAATTAAAGCAGGCTCTGTAGCAAGAAGTGAACGCTTAAGCAAGTATAATCAATTAATACGGATTGAAGAGCAGTTATCCTAA